ACTGGATTGCCCAGTATGAGTCGGAGCTGTATCTGCTGCTCAGTCAGCGTGAGCGAGGAGTAGAGGAGCGCATATACTCATTCATGGCATTGTTGTCGGCAGGCATTGAGGGCCGAAATTACGAAGGGAGCTGTCCTTTTGTTACGTTATATATGCAGACACCGGACAGTGCACCCCAAGTGAAGGAAAGCATATCCAGATTCTTTCGTGAGCTTAGACCGATGGTGGAGAAGTTGTTTCAGCAAGGTTTGGATCGCGGTGAATTTCGCAAAGAGATCGAGCCGGGACCGGCTGCGTTGTTGTTTATTGCAGCACTGGAAGGTTCACTAATCCTAGCGGGAACTGCCCGTGATGTAGGGATTATAGAACAATCGGCACGTACGTTTTGTCAGATGCTTCGTTAATCGAAGCTCTTTTTTTGAATATAACTAGTACTGTATAGTACTAAAAGGAGCCGAAACAGAATGATTGTACATACAACAAACATGAATCAGGTAATAAGAGAGTCTGATATTGCAGCCACGACCATTTTTATGACAGGAAGTACAGGTTTTATCGGGAAAGAAACGGTCAAACAACTCACGCAGGGAGAGGCACAATTGCTCTTGCTGGTTCGTTCGGAACAGCGAGCCAGAACTGTGCTGAAGGCTTATGGAGTGAAGGATTTCGACCGGATTACCTTTATTAAAGGTGATTTGTCCATTTCGGGTCTTGGCCTTACCGCACCAGATCGGGAGCGTGCTCTTGAAGCAAATGTGATCATTCATGCGGGAGGGACGATGGACGTCACTTTGGAACGAAAAGTAGCCGAGCAGATATTCATGAACGGGGCCAGGGAACTGGCACAGCTAGCACAGGAAATCCACTCTACTCATGGATTGAGACACTTTATCCACGTTGTTGGTTATATGAGTCCTTATGGAGAGCGGAATGAACAGGGGAATTATCTACAGGTTGAGCATGTGGATAACAATGAAAGTGCATATGAAGAGATGAAGTTCCATGCCGATCTGCACATTCGCGAGCATGCAGAACAGCATCACTATCCCTTATCCGTTGTAAATCCGAGTACAGTGGTTGGGCCACGTCCCACAGGTGAAACCGAGCAAACGGGTGGGATTGGGCTGCTCATTCAGGCGATTCAGAAAGGACTTATGCCGGTAGTACCGGGAGGTTCATCCTATTGGTTACCGCTTGTGGAGAATGACCTTGTTGCACAGACGCTGGTTTTTCTATCCAGGGAAGCTGCTCCAGTCGGAGGAACTTATCCACTGTTGGCGCGGAAGGAAGACAGTCCCAATATGAAGGAACTGCTGCAACTCTTGGCGCAGCAATTGGACGTACCCAAGCCCAAAGGGGCTGTGCCACTACCATGGATTCAATGGATCATGAAGTCAGGTGGTTCACGCATCAGTGGTGTTCCAGCGGAGTCGGTTGCTTTTATTACCAACAGGTCATTCCCGGTTGAAGAGACTGAGGCTCTGTTCACACGTATGGGGCAATCCTGGCCGGACATCCGGGAACAGCTTCCGCTGGTTACAGCCGATCTGGACTATCGTTTTCGGTATACACCGTTACCTGAGGGTTTTCCGACAGATTATATTCGGTCGCGGAGCGGAAATATGGCTATGCTTGGTTGGGAGGGTGAGGGAGAGCCTTGGATTATTGTGCATGGTTTGCTTCAATCTGCGGATGAGATGTTACCGTTAGGAAAACAGCTTAGGGACCGGACCGGGAACCCGGTATGGTTAATCGATCTCGCTGGATTCGGACGGTCTCCGGTGCATCAGGGGGATGAAGCGTTTGAAGGTCAGGTGGATGCACTGCTTACGGCTCTTGGTGAGTTTGAAGGTCCGGTGAAGCTGGTTGGTCATTCGATCGGGGCTGCTATTGCAGCTGCGGCACAGGTGCGTAGCGGGCGGACAGACATTCGACTGGGGTTGCTTCAGCCAGTAGCTGACAATTCGAATCCGAATGTGCTGAGATGGATTTCTCGTTTGCCAAGAGGAGTGATGCGCTCCCTGCTGCGTGGCAGATCGGAGAAAAGTTGGAATCAAATGTTCAGTTCACATAGCGGCGTAGGCGACAACGGTGTTATGGCCGATACCATGGGCAAGAGAATACGCTCCAGTCTCCAGTCCCCTCGCATTGCAGGAGCACATGCAGACTTATTGCGGTGGATCCACTCGGGTCAGAGGAAAGGCGCCAGATCAACGTTGTGGGCGAAAATGGAAAGTCAGCATTATGCCAAGAATGTATTAGTTGTATGGGCCAATCAAGATCAGGAATATCACTATCCCCAGGATATGAACTCACAGGTCAAACGGATAGATGTACCCTATGGACATTACTTTCCGACGTTTCAGTATAAGGAAACAGCTGCAATTCTCGCCGAATGGGCCGATACCTTAAGGTGAGTTCAGGTTTGGACATGCAGGAATCCCGTGCCAATTGTCGAAAGGGTCAAGTCGACTTTTGAGAGCTGAACCAAAGACAGGAGAGATGAATGTATGAGCAAGCAACGTGTGGAAATCAGTAAAAATGTGCTAACCGAATGTCTCGGACTGCGCAGCGGAGAGAATCTGGTAGTTATCGCAGACGATATGAAACGGGACCTGGCTGAATCCATCTATGAGGCAGGCAAAGCACTTGGAGCAGAATCAGTCCTGTTAATCATGGAGGAACGCAGCAGATCCGGCGAAGAGCCACCTGCGCCAATTGCAGAGGCCATGATTCGAGCAGATGTAGCCGTGTGTGTAACGAAATATTCATTAACACATACCCAGGCACGCAAAAAAGCCGCTGCTTCAGGGACCCGAGTGGCAACCATGCCCGGCATGACAGAGGATATGTTTGTGAACGGAGCCATTACAGCTGAATATTCGCAAGTAAAGGCGTTGACCGAGAAGGTAACGGCTCTATTAACCGCAGGTCGCCATGTGCGAATAGAGAAGCAGGGCCATAGTCTTTCCTTTTCCATTGAAGATCGTAACGGTGTACCAAGCACAGGTATGTATTTGAACCCTGGTGAATCGGGCAACTTGCCGTCAGGAGAAGCCTATATTGCTCCCGTTGAGGGCAAGGGCGAGGGCAGTATTGTTGTAGATGGTTCCGTTGCTGGAATTGGGGCACTCCGTGAACCGATGATATTAACCGTTAGTGAAGGACGGTTGGTGTCAGCTGAAGGACCTGATGGGGCTCAATTACTGGAAACGCTGGGTGAGGGGGATGGTCGTTTTCTCGGCGAATTCGGGATCGGTACCAATAACAAGGCACGAATCACGGGTGTGGTGCTGGAAGATGAGAAGGTGTACGGCACAATTCATGTGGCCTTTGGCAGCAATAACACATTTGGTGGAACGATTGCCGCAGGTGTTCATATTGATGTAGTTGTACAAAAGCCGGACGTGTACATCGATGACAGGCTGATCATGCGTCAGGGTGAATTGGTCGAATAACTACAGCGAAGGAAAATGGGCATGTCCACAACGTGTCCACAGTAATGGATAACTGAAGCGGAAATTCGGATTTTACGTCAGATTTACAAACAAATACACAACATGTCCACATTAAATTAATGAATATCCACATGAAACGCCAAAGATATCCACAGCATGTGTGCAATATGTGCACAACTTATCCACAAATCAGGTATAACTCGTGTTTTCATCCGATAAAACAGTCGTTTTGGAGTAATGAAACAAGTTATCCACAGGAATATCGCTTTTTTGTTCCAAGTATTTGAAAACATAGAAACAGATCCATAATATATGGGGATAAAAAAGACCCGAAATCGGCATAAAGCTGATCTAGGGTCTTTTTTATGAATATAATTTTTCAATCCTATGTCAGGTTACTTACGCTCAATTCTAAAACGACTGACTTCCACCACCCTCCACAACAGGGTAAATGAGCAGAGCGGAGACAGCAACCGTAATGCAACGTCTGTTGAAGTTGGCAAAATTGATCTGAAGCCTAAACATTTGATCAAAAATAACCGATACACCAAAGTAACATCTAATGGGACGAAAGTACCTGTGGTGACTTGGTGAATGCGAACCACAAGCAGGTCACTTAGCCAAATAAAGTGCTCTTCATGTGGTTTTGTTTTTATATTTTATAATGATCTGATTATACGGAATGAGAGGATATGGGATAACTATGGACGAGGGAATGCAATATATTAATTTTTCGGTAGGAGACCAGATCTTTGCACTACGAATTGATGAAGTTCATGAGATCATCAGAATGGTGCAGGTGACAACGGTCCCATTTGGAAGCCCGGAGATCCGAGGTTTTGCTTCGCTGTACGGTAAGGTCGTTTCGGTGGTGAGTCTTCGTGTATTGTTAGGCATGCCAGACCAGGAGGATACCTCTTCTACACGTATTATTGTGGTGCCTTACAAAGGTGGATTTGTACCGCTGATCGTAGATATGGTCGATTCTGTCGTAAGTTACGATCGTTTTGAGGAACCAGCTGAGGAACACCGCCGTTTCATGCTTGGCGTTTTTGACAAAATCGGGTTCTGTGAAGATCATCGTGCAGGTATTTTGAACCTGGATGTATTGCTGGGCAGCTTGATCAGATCATAGTAGTATAACGATCCGTAATTCTTTCAATATTCAGTATTATCCTTCGGTTGACCCAAATGTTCCTCATCCGCTTTTCGGGAGAAGGGACATTTTTTTGTGCCGCTAGTGCGTTTTCAGACACGCCCTAACCATCGAAATAACCACTTTTTATGGGCAAAGGTTTTTAAATCCGGTCATTTTCGTATATGATGGAGAGTAACAATGCGAAGGGATGACGGGAGACTTTAATGATGCAATCGCTGTATGGAGTATGGCTTGGTGACGTATTTTTTTGTTTTTCCGGTGAAACATCGGAACCACGTGTGGATGCATGGAGCCACGTGGTAAGAAGGTTGAATTTTGGCGACGGGGGTCGTCTGTTTCAGCCTGCCGCTCTGCGTCTTGCGGAGTTGCGCTGGCCGAATCCGCTGAGGAACACGGCTGAAGCGAAGAACACGAAGCGGCGTCAACTGCTGGGACGCACATTGGAAGGATTGGCAGTCTCGCCTAAGGATGCCTTCAGGCTGCTGCTGCAATGGGATGACCGTTTGTTAAATGCAGCTGGAATTCAGGTTGGAGAAGAGATGCGTTACTGGATCAAGGCGGCGCAGTTCACACAGGAGCTGCTGTTGCGGGGAGCAATTGCTCCATCGGCTGAATTCGCAGCAAAAACCGGAGCACGGCGACGGACCGGGCAAGAGACATTAACAGGCGTATGGCGGCCACGTTTGCAGCAGGAGGAGGACATTGAACGCTTCCGCGATCTTGCAGAAGCGATGCCTCCAATTGGATTGGCTGCTCCTGGAGCTTATGCTTCATTGGAACCGGAAACGCGTGAAGAAGCAGGGGCTGCGGTATTATTTTCATTCATGAGTGGCATGATTCATGCTGTAGTGACAAGTGAACTGGAGGGCATGGACAGTGAACTGTCCCGTTACCGCACGCCATATCGACGCGGATCTTCGCCAGTAGCCGAACTTTGGTGGAATAGTCTGATCTCAATGTTCCGTCCTGTGACGGTGCAAGGGCCGACGGACGATATGACAGCGTTTATTCATACGCTGCAAGAAGTTGGTGGAACGTCGATGCCGATCGTGGGAGCAGAAGAGTTGGCGCCTGCTGAAGGCCAATTGAAGCTGGTGCTCCGCTTGGAGCCGCCGCTGGGCGAACATGAAACGATCTGGGGGATCAGCTTTTGGGCGGACAGTGAGCAGGAACCAAGCTTGAGGTTGCCTGCACGGACGATCTGGGCACATCCAGAGCGAGATCTGGACCGAGGGAAGGTGTTATATACCTCGGCGGCAGAGCAATTATTGATGGCACTCGGGCAAGCAGCAGAAATGGCACCTGAACTGGAGACGGCGCTGCTTATCGCTCGTCCGGAGGAAATTAAGCTGGAGCAGCAGGGTTTCTTTGAGTTTCTCACGCATGCGGTTCCACGTTTGCAGAAGGCCGGGATAACCGTTCTCATGCCTTCAAGGTGGAGTCGTGCCGGGAAACGTCGTGCGGGACTGCGTCTGCAGATGTTGAATCGGGGAACAGAGCGGTTGCCTGGAGCCACATCGGCACTGGGCATGGAACAATTGGTTGCTTTCAAGGCGGAGCCTATGTTGGATGGGAAACCGGTCACGGCGGAGGAACTGGCAGCACTGGCTGAATCTACAGTTCCGTATGTTATGTTCCGTGGTGAATGGATTGAAGTGGATACAAAAGAGATTCGCCAAGTCCTGCGTTATATGAAAAAAGAAGAAGAACAATATATGCCTCTCTCCGAATGGCTGCATCTGGCAGCGGATGAAGGGGAGGATTCCGCATGGAAGGGCCTCTCCGTCTTTGGTGCCGAATCTGATGGGATGCTTGCTTTCCTGCTCGATGGACAGGTGCTTCGCAGCATTGAGCCTCGTCAGGTTCCGGCAGAATTGCATGGTGAACTCAGACCTTATCAGGAACGAGGTTACCAATGGTTATCCGCGATGCGTGAGCTGGGCTTTGGCGTATGTCTCGCGGACGATATGGGACTTGGGAAGACGATTCAGGTAATTACCTGTCTGCTGGACCACAAACACGAGGAACGCCAGGCGGCTGAAGAGGAAGCCCGTGAGAATGAGCTGTTAAATGGATCAGATCATTCTTTCCCGGCGGATCAGCACACGAATGAGCGGCCTGTTCATCTGCCTGCACTTATTGTGTGTCCTACCTCGCTGCTTGGAAACTGGCAGCGTGAGCTGAAGCGGTTTGCCCCGGATCTGTCGCTATATATTCATCATGGCGGACAACGGTTGCACGGGAACGAATTCCAGGCAGAAGCACAGACGCATGACATTGTACTGACGACCTATCATCTGGCAGGCAGAGATGGCCCGGATCTGGCTTCATTGCACTGGTCCACCATTGTGCTGGATGAGGCACAATATATTAAGAATTACCGTACCAAACAAGCGCAAAGCGTGATGCGTCTGTCTACACTTCATCGTATTGCGATGACGGGAACGCCTGTAGAGAACCGGCTGAGCGAACTTTGGTCGATTTTCCAGTTTCTCAATCCGGGGTATCTGGGCACAGCTTCATCGTTCCGCCAGCGGTATACGGGACTGGGGCCATCCGAAGAAAATGCAGCATCCTTGCGTGAGCTTCATCGACTGGTATCTCCATTCATGCTGCGCAGGCTGAAAAGTGATCCGGATATTCGCAAGGATCTGCCAGAGAAGCTTGAACTGAAATCCTATTGTTCTCTGACGCCGGAGCAGACGGTGTTGTACCAGCGTGTGGTGGATGATCTGATGGGTGGTCTGGACGGCAGAAATGGCATTGCCCGGAAGGGGATTGTTCTGTCCTCCCTGACCAAGCTCAAGCAGATCTGTGATCATCCGGTGCTGGCGGACAGCAATCGGAAAGACCACGGCAAGGCTGAGGCATCTGGTAAGATGGAACGTTTGCTTGAGCTGCTGGACGCCATCCGTGATAACGGGGAATCGGCTCTGATCTTCACGCAGTATGTTGCTATGGGAGATCTGCTGGTATCGAGGTTGAAACAGCGATATGAGGAAGAACCTTATTTCCTGCACGGCGGTGTGTCGAAGGCACAAAGAGATGATATGGTGGAGACTTTCCAAAAAGGAGAGGGGCCGTCCATGTTTGTTCTATCTCTTCGTGCCGGAGGTGTGGGTCTGAATCTGACACGAGCGAGTCATGTCGTTCACTATGATCGGTGGTGGAATCCTGCGGTTGAGAATCAGGCGACGGACCGTGTATTCCGAATCGGGCAGAATCGCAACGTGCAGGTGCATAAGTTGATCTGTCAGGGAACACTGGAAGAACGGATTGATGAGCTGATTGAGAGCAAGAAGGCACTCTCCGAGCAGGTCGTTGGTTCGGGTGAGAACTGGCTGACCGAGATGTCGGATGATGAGCTGCGTGGCCTGATTTCTCTTCAGGGTGAGACGTGGCTGTGACCTTGAACATTCAGGGGAATATAGATGTTGAGAAAGGGGGATTATTGTGAGCGAAAAATGGAAGATCGAGCTGCATATGTCCCCCGGTGGATGGACAGCAGAAGTAAATACAGCAGCGGAAGCGGACCAGGAAGTTTCCGTTTCCGCTTCCGCTGTTGAGGGCAAGACCGGATCGGCCGCAGGCATGTTCACGGTCACGGGAACGCCCGCCCGACTGAGCGAAGCCCAGCGCGAGGCTGTACTGGCTCAGCTGCGCAAGCGCCCGCTGACGCTGTACGCCCTGCTGCGCGGCGGCCCGGCGTCCGAGGAGCTCGCCGGGCTGCTGCCGGCTGCGCAAGCGCCCGAGGGCTCGCCAGGCGCAGCAACGGCCAGTGCGGCCGTGGCATGCACCTGCGGC
This Paenibacillus xylanexedens DNA region includes the following protein-coding sequences:
- a CDS encoding chemotaxis protein CheW, translating into MDEGMQYINFSVGDQIFALRIDEVHEIIRMVQVTTVPFGSPEIRGFASLYGKVVSVVSLRVLLGMPDQEDTSSTRIIVVPYKGGFVPLIVDMVDSVVSYDRFEEPAEEHRRFMLGVFDKIGFCEDHRAGILNLDVLLGSLIRS
- a CDS encoding aminopeptidase; the protein is MSKQRVEISKNVLTECLGLRSGENLVVIADDMKRDLAESIYEAGKALGAESVLLIMEERSRSGEEPPAPIAEAMIRADVAVCVTKYSLTHTQARKKAAASGTRVATMPGMTEDMFVNGAITAEYSQVKALTEKVTALLTAGRHVRIEKQGHSLSFSIEDRNGVPSTGMYLNPGESGNLPSGEAYIAPVEGKGEGSIVVDGSVAGIGALREPMILTVSEGRLVSAEGPDGAQLLETLGEGDGRFLGEFGIGTNNKARITGVVLEDEKVYGTIHVAFGSNNTFGGTIAAGVHIDVVVQKPDVYIDDRLIMRQGELVE
- a CDS encoding alpha/beta fold hydrolase — translated: MIVHTTNMNQVIRESDIAATTIFMTGSTGFIGKETVKQLTQGEAQLLLLVRSEQRARTVLKAYGVKDFDRITFIKGDLSISGLGLTAPDRERALEANVIIHAGGTMDVTLERKVAEQIFMNGARELAQLAQEIHSTHGLRHFIHVVGYMSPYGERNEQGNYLQVEHVDNNESAYEEMKFHADLHIREHAEQHHYPLSVVNPSTVVGPRPTGETEQTGGIGLLIQAIQKGLMPVVPGGSSYWLPLVENDLVAQTLVFLSREAAPVGGTYPLLARKEDSPNMKELLQLLAQQLDVPKPKGAVPLPWIQWIMKSGGSRISGVPAESVAFITNRSFPVEETEALFTRMGQSWPDIREQLPLVTADLDYRFRYTPLPEGFPTDYIRSRSGNMAMLGWEGEGEPWIIVHGLLQSADEMLPLGKQLRDRTGNPVWLIDLAGFGRSPVHQGDEAFEGQVDALLTALGEFEGPVKLVGHSIGAAIAAAAQVRSGRTDIRLGLLQPVADNSNPNVLRWISRLPRGVMRSLLRGRSEKSWNQMFSSHSGVGDNGVMADTMGKRIRSSLQSPRIAGAHADLLRWIHSGQRKGARSTLWAKMESQHYAKNVLVVWANQDQEYHYPQDMNSQVKRIDVPYGHYFPTFQYKETAAILAEWADTLR
- a CDS encoding TetR/AcrR family transcriptional regulator, translating into MNRTKAVEVAAQLFLRQGYSYVSMDEVVRVSGVSKSNIYYHFKNKEELLQAVVQYWIAQYESELYLLLSQRERGVEERIYSFMALLSAGIEGRNYEGSCPFVTLYMQTPDSAPQVKESISRFFRELRPMVEKLFQQGLDRGEFRKEIEPGPAALLFIAALEGSLILAGTARDVGIIEQSARTFCQMLR
- a CDS encoding DEAD/DEAH box helicase; protein product: MMQSLYGVWLGDVFFCFSGETSEPRVDAWSHVVRRLNFGDGGRLFQPAALRLAELRWPNPLRNTAEAKNTKRRQLLGRTLEGLAVSPKDAFRLLLQWDDRLLNAAGIQVGEEMRYWIKAAQFTQELLLRGAIAPSAEFAAKTGARRRTGQETLTGVWRPRLQQEEDIERFRDLAEAMPPIGLAAPGAYASLEPETREEAGAAVLFSFMSGMIHAVVTSELEGMDSELSRYRTPYRRGSSPVAELWWNSLISMFRPVTVQGPTDDMTAFIHTLQEVGGTSMPIVGAEELAPAEGQLKLVLRLEPPLGEHETIWGISFWADSEQEPSLRLPARTIWAHPERDLDRGKVLYTSAAEQLLMALGQAAEMAPELETALLIARPEEIKLEQQGFFEFLTHAVPRLQKAGITVLMPSRWSRAGKRRAGLRLQMLNRGTERLPGATSALGMEQLVAFKAEPMLDGKPVTAEELAALAESTVPYVMFRGEWIEVDTKEIRQVLRYMKKEEEQYMPLSEWLHLAADEGEDSAWKGLSVFGAESDGMLAFLLDGQVLRSIEPRQVPAELHGELRPYQERGYQWLSAMRELGFGVCLADDMGLGKTIQVITCLLDHKHEERQAAEEEARENELLNGSDHSFPADQHTNERPVHLPALIVCPTSLLGNWQRELKRFAPDLSLYIHHGGQRLHGNEFQAEAQTHDIVLTTYHLAGRDGPDLASLHWSTIVLDEAQYIKNYRTKQAQSVMRLSTLHRIAMTGTPVENRLSELWSIFQFLNPGYLGTASSFRQRYTGLGPSEENAASLRELHRLVSPFMLRRLKSDPDIRKDLPEKLELKSYCSLTPEQTVLYQRVVDDLMGGLDGRNGIARKGIVLSSLTKLKQICDHPVLADSNRKDHGKAEASGKMERLLELLDAIRDNGESALIFTQYVAMGDLLVSRLKQRYEEEPYFLHGGVSKAQRDDMVETFQKGEGPSMFVLSLRAGGVGLNLTRASHVVHYDRWWNPAVENQATDRVFRIGQNRNVQVHKLICQGTLEERIDELIESKKALSEQVVGSGENWLTEMSDDELRGLISLQGETWL